The genomic window AAATTTCTTCCACGGGATTCTGGCCAAGTTTCTCTTCGGCCGATACTACTATAATATCATCACCTTGGGCACCAGCCCCTATACTACCACAGTCCGCGTGTTCTTCCCCGACATGGTGATATCCGCCCTGCGGCAGAAGGAGATCAGGCCCCTGAGCGTAGAACTTTTCGACCGCATCGATCGCAAGATGATCGAAGAGCTGACGGAAGACATCAAGGACGATATCGAATACCTGCTGGTCCTCCCCCACTCCGAGATATTGGGGGGGAATACCCAACTGGGGGCGGTTTCATTGAAGGACAGGATGCAGGAGGTGGCGGTTCAGGCCGCGGAAAGGTACGGACGCATCGGCGTCAAGTACCATCCTCGGGAGAAAGGGGAATATCTGGGGCTGTACACAGGATGTGACACACTACCGCGCCATACCCCCATGGAGCTGATCTATCTCAAGCTCAAGGGAAAGGAGCTCAAGGAGGTGGCCGGACCGCTGTCCACTTCTATATACACTGCCAGGATCATCTTAGGCGACGATGTCACGATAACCACCGTCGGGAACGTCGATGGTCCCGATGCCTTGAGGTTCCTGAAGCATCTGAGAAAGGACGCCCTTTGACCAAGATGATCAAAGATCGTAAGCAAGGCACTTCTGGGTCATGTCGTCCGACAGTTCCAGCTCAGCCAGGATCTCGGCGATGCACTTCCCGGTACAACCGTCGCCATAGGGGTTCCGTCTCCTGCCGACCTTGTGCAGGAGATCGTGGTTCTCGGCCCGTTTCAAACCCTTCAGGACCTCTTCCTTCCCATATCCCACATCGATGACGTTGTCCCCTCTCTCCCTTCCCTTCTGCCTATCCCCCACGTTGATGAACGGGGTACCGAAGGAGGGCGTCTCGACCAGGCCGCCGCTGCTGTTCCCTATGAGGGCGGCCGCTCTGGCCATCAGCCTAAGGTAATCATCGCGGGGCATGCTCTTGAAGCAGACGAACTGAGGCGAACGGCATCGCTCCTCGATCACCTCTATCATCCTCCTCCCTCCGGCGTCAGCGTTGGGATATACGACCACTGTCCTCCTCCCGTCAGCGATGAGCGCGTCTATTGTGCCGGAGATCTGTTCCCCCGCGATATCCGCCTCCTCGCTCACCGGGTGTTGCACCAGCATGAGGTACTCCCTCGGTTGAAGGTCATTTTTACGCAGCTCGAGGTCTGAAATGGGGGTCAGGGTAAGGACGTCATCTAGAGAGGGCGAGCCCACCGTGAACACCCGCCACATCTCCTCCCCCATCCTCCTTAACCGCTCCGCGGAGCTCTCCGTTGCCGCGAGATGGAAGTGAGAAAGCTTGGTTATGGCGTGGCGTACATGCTCATCGACGGTGGAGGAGATGTCCCCTCCGTGCACATGGAAGGTCGGTATTCCCATATATGTTCCGACGATGGCCCCGGCCAGCATCTCCGCCCTGTCCCCCAGTAGAAGTATCTCGTCCGGCGCTTCCCTGGTTACGATGTTCGTCAATTGGACGGTCAGCTCGCCAAGGAAGATCGGCGTGGAGCTTTTTTCGTCGGAGGCTATCGTGGCCGGAGCGATGATCACTCGGAAACCATCGTTCTCTATTTGTTCCACGGTCCTTCCGAACTCCGGCATGAGGTGCATGCCAGTAGCCACGATGACCAACTCAAGGTCAGTTCGAGCCTCGATCGCTCTCAGAGTGGAGCGCATCAGTCCGTAATCGGCCCGGGTGCCGGAGACGTAAAGCACTTTCCTCATTCCAGCATCCTCCACTTGAGCACTTCGTCCGCTTTGATCCGGCGATTGGCCTTCTTCCCCACCACCGAATCCATCTCTTCCGGAGGTATCCCGATGCCTGGGCGCTTTAAAATGAGCATCTCTCGGGTGATGACAGCACCCTTGGGTATGTCCTTCGTCGCCACCACGCTCCTCCTGGCCACCTTGGCGATCTCCAGTTCCTGGAGGAAAGGTCTCTTCACTCCATCCCCTAAGGACCTCTCAACGTTCCTGATGGCCTCGACCATCTGCTTGAGCTCTACCGGGTCTAGGGAGGCCCGGTGGTCCGGTCCGTCCATTGCCTTGTCCAGGGTGAAATGCTTCTCTATAAGGCTGGCCCCAAGGGCCACAGCGGTTATCGGGGCGGTGAGGTCAGGACTATGATCCGACAGCCCCACCGGTACATTGTACCTCTCACCCATGCTCTGTATCACCCTCAGGTTCAGGGTCTCGAATGAAGCGGGGTAGCTGGTTGTGCATTGGAGAAGTATCAACGGCACGTTGGCGCTCGTGAAAACATCCACCGCCCTGTCAACCTCCTCCAGGCTTCCCATTCCCGTGGACAGTATCACTGGCAATCCGCGATCCCTCACCAACCCCAGGAAAGGCAGGTCGTTCAGCTCCCCCGAAGGGACCTTGATCGCCCGCATACCCATATCGACCAGATCGCCCAGGCTCCCGTGGTCGAAGGGAGTGGAGAGGAACTCTATCCCCTTCTCCAGGCAGCGGCGATGGATGCGGCTAAACTCCTCGATTCTCAATTCAAGCCGCTTGACCATCTGCAGCTGGTCCTCGTCACTGGCGTTCCGTTGGTACTCTGCTTTCTTAGCGCCCTTGGCCACCAGCCGATCGGCCTTGAAGGTCTGGAACTTGACGGCGTCGGCCCCGGCCGCCGCGGCAACGTCCACCAATTTCAATGCAAGCTCAACATCGCCGTTATGATTCACGCCCGCCTCGGCGATGATGTAGGTGGGGTTCCCCTTTCCTATCTTACGATCACCTATTGAGACGGTGGGGATAGGGTTCATGCGCCTCTCCGCCTCTCGCAGGTCCTCAGCGGTATCGATATCCACCGAGCGCTCGGCAGTCATCACATAGGGGGCGCAGCTCCTTCCAAAGAAGGAATCGTTGCGCAGAAGGTCCTTGACCATGGATATGTAAATGGCACCGTTAGGGACGTACAGCTCGGCCAACCCCTGTCTGCGCCCTGAGGCGTCCGGGGCCAACGGCTGCAACGAACCGTCCTCCAGGCACATTCCCCAGTTCGCCTTACTATCCAAGGCGGTGACGGAGATCAGGGAATCGTGGTCCCCTTTCAGGAATAGCCTCATCGCCTTTCGTATATCGTCGGCATCCCTCAAAGGGGACGTCAATTGAAGCAGCGCTACAACGTCATCATCGTTGGCTTCAACGGCCTCCAATGCGTGAACCACTACGTCCATGGTCGACGCCTCGTCCGTCGCCAGTTCCGGAGGTCTATCGATAAGCTTGACATCCTCGAATCGTGCCGCTACGCTCGCTATCTCCGCGTCTTCGGTGCTCACCAGCACCAGGTCGAACTGTTCCGATTTAATGGCTGCATCTATCGTCCAGTGAATGAGCGGTCTTCCGGCCACCGGAAGCACGCTCTTGCGAGGCAGACCCTTGCTCCCCCCTCTGGCAGGAATAATGGCAATCTTCATTTCAACCTCAATAATCCGGGATGGAGACCCTCTCCCTCTCCCCGATCTTTCGACAGGGACTGCCGGCGTTCACGCTCCAGGGCTCCACGTCCTTCAGCACCAGGCTGTTGCTGCCGATGACCGCTCCCTCACCGATGGTGACATCTGGATGAATAATAACATTCGTTCCGATGAAGGCGTCCTTCTCTATGACCACCTTTCCGCGCATGACGCTCTGCTGCTCCAGCGGCAAAGAGGCGGTCATTCGTTTGCCTCCCTCCGGAACGTGCGTTCCGGTTATGATCCTAGCGCCGCAGGCCAAGCTGACGTAATCGCCTATCTCCAGCGTTCCTCCGCCGATTATGCTGGTGAATGAGGCGATGTGCACGTACCGTCCGATCTTAATGCCCTGCCCCCCGTTCATGAAAACGAAGTCGTCTATACGACTTCCTTTGCCGATCTCGATCCTATCGATGTTAACGATCCTGGCCCAGGGATAGACAATTACGTCCTCGCCCCTGGACTTGAACTCGCGGTCCCCGTTCATTCCCTCACTCCAGGTAACCGATCTCGCGCAGCTTCCGCCGTATCTCGTCGTCGTTCAGGAATCGGCCTTCGTTCGAATTGTAAACCACTCCGCAATCACTGGGCGTACCGTTCACTCCTGGATGGAGGACGTACATGGGGCCGATGTCCTCCACCAGCAGGGATTCCTCTTCCGTCAGCAGTTCCTCGTACAATTTTTCCCCCGGGCGGATGCCAATGGTCTTGATCTCAACATCATGGCTGTTCCTCTTTCCGAGGTCCTCCGCTATGACCCGTATCAGATCGACGATGCGCACTGCGTCCATCTTCAAAATGAATATCTCCCCGCCCTCGCCCATCAAGCCGGCGGTGAGCACCAGGTCCACCGCCTCCTCGATGCTCATGACGAACCTGGTCATGTCCTCGTGGGTGAGAGTGACCGCCTCATTGTTCTCTATCTGCTGCTTGAGAGTGGTCAGCAGGGATCCGCGGGAGTTAAGAACGTTCCCGAAACGAACTACGGAGAACTTGGACGATCGCCCCCCCTTATATGAGTTGGCGGCCAGCGTGAGCCGTTCCGCCAATAGCTTGGTCGCCCCCATGACGTTACTGGGATTGACCGCCTTGTCGGTGGAGATCATGATGAACCGTTCTACGCCCCGGTCCAAGGCGCACTCGATAGCGTTCTCCGTGCCAACCACGTTGGTCTTGGCCGCCTCGAACGGGTTGTATTCACAGAGGGGCACATGCTTCAGTGCCGCAGCGTGAAAGACGATGTCCACGTCCTCCATGGCCCGGAATAGTCTGTCCTTGTCCCGGACGTTGCCGATGAACATGCGCAGTCGGTCGCATTTCAAACGGTTCTCCAGTTCGAAGAGCGCCGTCTCATTGGTGTCCAGCACCCGTATCTGAGTGCAGTCCTCTTCCGTCAGCTTGCGGACGATCTCCTGCCCGATGGAACCAGCACCCCCGGTGACCAGCAACCTCTTCCCCTTGTAACGTTCCAACCTATGCCCCCCTCAGGTATTCCTTAATGGTTTGGCAGACATATGAAATATCCTCGTCGTTCATGCTCGGGTAGATCGGTAAGGAGAGCACTTTCCCGGAGAGATCCTGGCTTACCTCCAATCCTTCGGCATGACAACCCTTGAACACCGTGTACTCGTGCACCAGGTGGAAGTAGACCTTGCAGGCCACGCCGTTCTTGGTGAGATGATCGATTAGCCCGTCCCTCAGTTTCTTGTTCTTCAAACGTACGGTGAACATCTGGTGCACGTCGAACCAGTCGCCCTCAACAGGCGCTTCGATGTCCTTCGCACCGTCCAGCTCCTGACAATAGGCGTCGGCGACCTTCCTTCGCATGGCGATGAGGCGGTCCACCTTCTTCAGTTGCGAGAGGCCCAGGGCTGCTTGGATGGAGGACAGGCGCCAATTGGAACCGGGCATGACGTAGTCGACCGGAGCGTCGGTGTTGAAATAATCTCCCTTGCTCACTCGGCCATAAGAGCACATCAGGCGCAAGGTATCAGCGACCTCCTGGTCGTCGGTGACCACGCATCCGCCCTCTCCAGTGGTGAATATCTTGTTCTGGCAGAAACTGAAGACGGACACCCTTCCAAAGGTGCCTAACTTGCGACCTTTGGTCTTAGATCCGAAGGCCTCGGCCGCGTCCTCTACGAGGTCCACCCCAGTACCATCGAGCTCCTCGGCGATCTCCTCGATGAGGCACGGTGTTCCTCCGTGATGTATGGGAAGTACCGCCTTGGTCTCAGAGGTCAGCTTCCTCTTTATGTCGGAGGGGTCCAGTCCCATCCTCTCTCGCTCGATGTCCACGAACCTAGGCATGGCGCCGGTATAAAGCGGCGCGTACGCCGTGGCGATGAAGGTGAAGCTCGGCACCAGGACGTCGTCACCTTTCCCGATCCCCAAGGCCAGCATGGTGGAATGGAGGGCGGAACCTCCTGAACCGAAGGTGACGCAGTGCTTGGTGCCGACATACGACGCGATCTCTCTTTCCAGATCCCCGATGATCTTGCCGGACGACCAGTCCCTCCCGGACCTGATGACCTCGGTCACCGCACGTACATCATCATCGTCATTGAATATCTGGAACAAAGGCACTTTCTTCATGTGAACCTACGAACTAGTAAGTTGTCGGAAACTTGATAGACTTTTCCAGAACCATGAAAAGCAGTATTGGATGCTCAATGGCAGGAACAGTATCATAAAAATTCGTAACGCCCCGGAACGTTGGCAGAAAACCATCCTGCCGAAGCAGAATGGCTTGCCAACGTCCCGATAGACATCACTGCGGGCTCTCCCGATCCCGTTAAGCCCGCTATGTTTCAGAATTATAAATACGTGCTCATGGACAAAGTTCATTTTCATCTCATCGCCGATGATCGAGCCCGCCCACTGGATGATCGGGATCACGCATCGGGATCTCGCTCTCCTCGTTCTTTTGTTCTCTCTTATGCGAAGGTTCGTAAAAGTGATCGCCATCAATCTCGAAAACGATTTATACTTACAATTGTCTTACAAATGTAAGATAATCAATTTCTTATTGTAATACAAAGAGGTGTTAAAAAATGCAAGGTGAAGAGAACGGAGAACCCAAATTGAAGAAGTCCATGGGCCCGATGTACCTTTTCGCCATGGCCGCCGCGACCATCATCGGTCCGTGGCTGGTCATGACCAACTGGTGGCTGTCGCTGACCGGAACATCGATCGCCCTGGCATTCGTCCTGGTGGGTTTGATGTGCATCCCCATAGGCCTGATCTACGGGGAACTGACGGGCATGTTCCCCC from Methanomassiliicoccales archaeon includes these protein-coding regions:
- a CDS encoding polysialyltransferase family glycosyltransferase; the encoded protein is IVIFNDRTPETQYAAYLAGKNDISLDYVEDGLAAYIPPIEKAPNFFHGILAKFLFGRYYYNIITLGTSPYTTTVRVFFPDMVISALRQKEIRPLSVELFDRIDRKMIEELTEDIKDDIEYLLVLPHSEILGGNTQLGAVSLKDRMQEVAVQAAERYGRIGVKYHPREKGEYLGLYTGCDTLPRHTPMELIYLKLKGKELKEVAGPLSTSIYTARIILGDDVTITTVGNVDGPDALRFLKHLRKDAL
- the neuC gene encoding UDP-N-acetylglucosamine 2-epimerase, which gives rise to MRKVLYVSGTRADYGLMRSTLRAIEARTDLELVIVATGMHLMPEFGRTVEQIENDGFRVIIAPATIASDEKSSTPIFLGELTVQLTNIVTREAPDEILLLGDRAEMLAGAIVGTYMGIPTFHVHGGDISSTVDEHVRHAITKLSHFHLAATESSAERLRRMGEEMWRVFTVGSPSLDDVLTLTPISDLELRKNDLQPREYLMLVQHPVSEEADIAGEQISGTIDALIADGRRTVVVYPNADAGGRRMIEVIEERCRSPQFVCFKSMPRDDYLRLMARAAALIGNSSGGLVETPSFGTPFINVGDRQKGRERGDNVIDVGYGKEEVLKGLKRAENHDLLHKVGRRRNPYGDGCTGKCIAEILAELELSDDMTQKCLAYDL
- the neuB gene encoding N-acetylneuraminate synthase; the encoded protein is MKIAIIPARGGSKGLPRKSVLPVAGRPLIHWTIDAAIKSEQFDLVLVSTEDAEIASVAARFEDVKLIDRPPELATDEASTMDVVVHALEAVEANDDDVVALLQLTSPLRDADDIRKAMRLFLKGDHDSLISVTALDSKANWGMCLEDGSLQPLAPDASGRRQGLAELYVPNGAIYISMVKDLLRNDSFFGRSCAPYVMTAERSVDIDTAEDLREAERRMNPIPTVSIGDRKIGKGNPTYIIAEAGVNHNGDVELALKLVDVAAAAGADAVKFQTFKADRLVAKGAKKAEYQRNASDEDQLQMVKRLELRIEEFSRIHRRCLEKGIEFLSTPFDHGSLGDLVDMGMRAIKVPSGELNDLPFLGLVRDRGLPVILSTGMGSLEEVDRAVDVFTSANVPLILLQCTTSYPASFETLNLRVIQSMGERYNVPVGLSDHSPDLTAPITAVALGASLIEKHFTLDKAMDGPDHRASLDPVELKQMVEAIRNVERSLGDGVKRPFLQELEIAKVARRSVVATKDIPKGAVITREMLILKRPGIGIPPEEMDSVVGKKANRRIKADEVLKWRMLE
- a CDS encoding acyltransferase codes for the protein MNGDREFKSRGEDVIVYPWARIVNIDRIEIGKGSRIDDFVFMNGGQGIKIGRYVHIASFTSIIGGGTLEIGDYVSLACGARIITGTHVPEGGKRMTASLPLEQQSVMRGKVVIEKDAFIGTNVIIHPDVTIGEGAVIGSNSLVLKDVEPWSVNAGSPCRKIGERERVSIPDY
- a CDS encoding polysaccharide biosynthesis protein is translated as MERYKGKRLLVTGGAGSIGQEIVRKLTEEDCTQIRVLDTNETALFELENRLKCDRLRMFIGNVRDKDRLFRAMEDVDIVFHAAALKHVPLCEYNPFEAAKTNVVGTENAIECALDRGVERFIMISTDKAVNPSNVMGATKLLAERLTLAANSYKGGRSSKFSVVRFGNVLNSRGSLLTTLKQQIENNEAVTLTHEDMTRFVMSIEEAVDLVLTAGLMGEGGEIFILKMDAVRIVDLIRVIAEDLGKRNSHDVEIKTIGIRPGEKLYEELLTEEESLLVEDIGPMYVLHPGVNGTPSDCGVVYNSNEGRFLNDDEIRRKLREIGYLE
- a CDS encoding DegT/DnrJ/EryC1/StrS family aminotransferase, translated to MKKVPLFQIFNDDDDVRAVTEVIRSGRDWSSGKIIGDLEREIASYVGTKHCVTFGSGGSALHSTMLALGIGKGDDVLVPSFTFIATAYAPLYTGAMPRFVDIERERMGLDPSDIKRKLTSETKAVLPIHHGGTPCLIEEIAEELDGTGVDLVEDAAEAFGSKTKGRKLGTFGRVSVFSFCQNKIFTTGEGGCVVTDDQEVADTLRLMCSYGRVSKGDYFNTDAPVDYVMPGSNWRLSSIQAALGLSQLKKVDRLIAMRRKVADAYCQELDGAKDIEAPVEGDWFDVHQMFTVRLKNKKLRDGLIDHLTKNGVACKVYFHLVHEYTVFKGCHAEGLEVSQDLSGKVLSLPIYPSMNDEDISYVCQTIKEYLRGA